In Taeniopygia guttata chromosome 7, bTaeGut7.mat, whole genome shotgun sequence, a single window of DNA contains:
- the CFAP210 gene encoding cilia- and flagella- associated protein 210 isoform X1, producing the protein MACQSAANHTISAEYHSVQSATPFKNAHHWKEKDVLGEYFLPNETDLHQVIILPKAEWERIQGSTREAAHINEKKEQDEVHLESKAAGEDPRSAALNLIQQKLQAKKLREEKEEEERKLIDLEEAKFQAAKRKEAIDRAKAYLSNQDDRMRQFHSALLLTKVLKERDAQVEFLKSRLADNKKRDYEEEQRQFKEYILSEQEKAHQHYMNRQALCKDQLQQIKEHEHQADLAKQEKKREEEELQRSIQLYQLEIQRQKEKEHKEKLERRKLYHEYVNDQKIIKAIEEQNRMEEDDRIKAHFKAKEIIAQMRKKKEAEMRRQVQEQRDKISTRLAEQMGEALKKEDHRLARDAARREAEEEKKRKEREAKQKAAIESIAEHRATVMKLKEEKERQEKEEAEKERDVLMEKDRIHLEMENNKKHGRHEANREVQKIQLQQMAEKQARKEQEKQAELDYSAQREAIALSKEQEFQKYAKEIIETESKKTHHLYPLLKAWEEGRRLGCGPFF; encoded by the exons ATGGCCTGTCAGTCTGCTGCAAATCACACAATTTCTGCAGAATACCACTCTGTACAGAGTGCCACTCCCTTCAAAAATG CACAtcactggaaagaaaaggatgTTCTAGGTGAGTATTTCCTTCCAAATGAAACAGATCTTCATCAGGTGATTATATTGCCAAAAGCAGAATGGGAAAGGATTCAGGGCAGCACTAGAGAAGCAGCACACATCAATGAGAAGAAAGAACAGGATGAAGTGCACTTGGAGTCCAAAGCTGCTGGTGAAGACCCGCGCAGTGCGGCCCTG AACCTGATACAACAGAAACTTCAAGCCAAAAAACTAcgtgaagaaaaggaagaggaagaaagaaagttAATTGATTTGGAAGAAGCAAAGTTCCAAGCAGCAAAACGGAAAGAGGCTATTGATCGTGCAAAAGCCTACCTATCTAATCAGGATGACAGAATGAGACAGTTCCAT AGTGCACTTCTACTTACTAAGGTCCTAAAAGAAAGAGATGCTCAAGTTGAATTTCTTAAGTCAAGATTAGCTGATAACAAAAAGAGGGACTATGAAGAAGAGCAACGTCAATTTAAAGAATACATTCTCAGTGAGCAAGAAAAAGCACATCAGCATTATATGAATCGACAGGCACTATGCAAAGATCAGTTACAACA AATAAAGGAGCATGAGCATCAGGCAGATCTGgccaaacaggaaaaaaaaagagaagaggaagaactACAGAGATCAATTCAACTGTACCAACTAGAAATtcagagacaaaaagaaaaggaacacaAGGAAAAACTTGAACGCCGGAAGCTGTATCAT GAGTATGTAAATGACCAGAAAATAATCAAAGCAATAGAGGAACAAAACCGAATGGAAGAAGATGATCGGATCAAAGCTCATTTTAAAGCAAAGGAAATTATTGCCCagatgaggaaaaagaaagaagctgaaatGCGTAG ACAAGTACAGGAACAACGGGACAAAATCAGTACTCGATTAGCGGAACAAATGGGTGAGGCACTAAAGAAGGAAGATCATCGACTGGCTAGAGATGCGGCAAGAAGagaagctgaagaagaaaaaaaacgcaaagagagagaagcaaaacaaaaggcTGCCATTGAATCTATTGCTGAACACAGAGCCACTGTG ATGAAgttgaaagaggaaaaggagagacaGGAGAAAGAAGAGGCTGAAAAAGAACGGGATGTGTTAATGGAAAAAGACCGCATCCAcctggaaatggaaaataacaaaaaacatgGACGGCATGAGGCAAACAGAGAAGTACAGAAAATTCAGCTCCAGCAAATG GCTGAAAAGCAGGcaagaaaagagcaggaaaagcaagCAGAATTGGACTACAGTGCTCAGAGAGAGGCTATTGCACTTTCTAAAGAGCAAGAATTTCAGAAATATGCAAAGGAAATAATTGAAACAGAATCCAAGAAGACACATCATCTTTATCCTCTTCTCAAAGCatgggaagaaggaagaagactTGGATGTGGGCCATTTTTCtga
- the PHOSPHO2 gene encoding pyridoxal phosphate phosphatase PHOSPHO2: MKFLLVFDFDHTIIDENSDTWIVKCAPERKLPNGLRNSYQPGHWTEYMGRVFVYLGDNGVKEEEMKRTMTTIPFTAGMIDLLGFIGENKELFDCIIVSDSNTVFIDWILKAADFHKVFDEVFTNPAAFSSTGYLTVQHFHAHHCAKCPKNLCKRKVLKEFLDKQLERGVSYTQIIYIGDGENDLCPVMFLKKNDIAMPRQGYTLEKRISQLAQSLSPVQCSVLVWSSATDIMSYLKLLIKE; this comes from the coding sequence ATGAAATTTCTGTTGGTTTTTGATTTTGACCATACAATCATAGATGAAAATAGTGACACCTGGATTGTGAAATGTGCTCCTGAAAGAAAACTTCCTAATGGATTAAGAAACTCTTACCAACCAGGACATTGGACAGAATATATGGGCAGAGTCTTTGTCTACTTGGGAGACAATGGTGTCAAAGAAGAAGAGATGAAAAGAACTATGACAACAATTCCTTTCACTGCAGGAATGATAGATCTTCTGGGATTTATTGGCGAGAACAAGGAGTTGTTTGATTGTATAATTGTTTCAGATTCTAATACAGTATTTATTGACTGGATTTTGAAAGCTGCTGACTTCCATAAAGTGTTTGATGAAGTGTTTACAAACCCTGCCGCATTCAGCAGTACTGGCTATCTTACTGTACAGCATTTCCATGCTCACCATTGTGCAAAGTGCCCTAAAAACCTTTGCAAAAGGaaagttttaaaagaatttCTAGATAAACAGTTGGAGCGAGGAGTGAGTTATACACAAATTATATATATAGGTGATGGCGAGAATGACTTATGTCCAGTAATGTTTTTGAAGAAGAATGATATTGCTATGCCCAGGCAGGGCTATACCTTGGAGAAAAGGATTTCTCAACTGGCCCAAAGTCTCAGTCCTGTACAGTGTTCTGTTCTGGTTTGGTCATCTGCAACTGACATTATGTCTTACCTGAAACTACTTATAAAGGAATGA
- the LOC121470230 gene encoding uncharacterized protein, which produces MTSCTSTLGFKQGILYPGVRWKPSPRNSALLCCTPQLPFLSPAAESRQASEKAQGSEEDVRLSRRQVPSREPRAKQGWLHLPTPYKRWVQGEGGPTSSSSSQGRQGLWAPATGRPGGGRFSGSARSQAERHGPARPAGGSSKTEAEGPFQPLTGYGHSAGKRDVQESAAEEGPAPGAGGWLASPLPPRVTGRTRPAGSSRGGAGLGGAGHSARLPLGAGALLRPPPLSGVRQRAPVAREAEPSVSISSSPSADVPSPQRRRRRPAMDRDGPDAAGQEAAVERGRYLSRRAVAQEQLAQIKEHKDQADLAKLEKRREGEQIQRSSQLYQMEIQRDKEKEQEKKIEFQRQHHEHIAEQKIFKAEDKQKEDKDDDRIKAYIKGKEMMADLTREKNLETNRMIEKHKDKAFEQLTAQMNEKFKIEDDHLARGAAEVEVEYQMQNKEKEMKKKAALESIEANRVAVMKLKEEMKRDKKEEDEKDRNQWMTENDVYLEMEKAKKQRQRDANMEVQKFQLQQMAEKQARKEQEKQAELDYNAQREAAFHQDQAFWR; this is translated from the exons ATGACTTCCTGCACCAGTACCCTGGGCTTTAAACAGGGTATCCTCTATCCTGGTGTCCGCTGGAAGCCAAGTCCAAGAaactctgctttgctttgctgcaccccacagctgcca TTCCTTAGCCCAGCTGCCGAAAGCAGGCAGGCCTCGGAAAAAGCACAGGGCTCCGAGGAAGATGTGAGGCTATCCCGGAGGCAAGTTCCCTCTCGGGAGCCGAGGGCCAAGCAGGGTTGGCTTCACCTCCCTACACCGTACAAACGCTGGGTGCAAG GAGAAGGAGGCCCGACCTCCTCATCCAGCTCCCAGGGCCGCCAAGGGCTCTGGGCCCCGGCAACAGGCAGGCCTGGCGGGGGAAGGTTCTCCGGCAGCGCACGGAGCCAGGCCGAGCgccacggcccggcccggccagCCGGCGGCAGCAGCAAGACGGAGGCGGAGGGGCCATTTCAACCTCTTACCGGGTACGGGCACTCCGCAGGCAAACGAGATGTCCAGGAATCGGCTGCGGAGGAGGGTCCggcccccggggctggggggtggctcgcttctcccctccctccgCGAGTGACGGGCCGGACGCGGCCCGCCGGCAGctcccggggcggggcggggctgggCGGGGCTGGGCACAGCGCCCGCCTCCCGCTCGGCGCCGGAGCCCTCCTGCGGCCACCGCCTTTGAGCGGGGTGAGACAAAGAGCCCCGGTTGCCCGGGAAGCAGAGCCGTCGGTGAGCATCTCTTCTTCTCCTTCGGCAGACGTCCCGTCTCCACAGAGGCGGCGAAGAAGGCCGGCGATGGACCGCGATGGGCCGGACGCCGCTGGGCAGGAGGCTGCGGTGGAGCGTGGCCGCTACCTGAGCCGCCGGGCCGTGGCGCAGGAGCAGCTGGCGCA AATAAAGGAGCACAAGGATCAAGCAGATCTGGCTaagctggaaaagagaagggaaggggaacAAATACAGAGATCAAGCCAATTGTACCAAATGGAAATtcagagagataaagaaaaggaacaggagaaaaaaattgaattccAGAGGCAGCATCAT GAACACATAGctgaacagaaaatatttaaagctgaagacaaacaaaaagaagacaaagatgaTGATCGGATTAAGGCTtatattaaaggaaaagaaatgatGGCTGATctgacaagagaaaaaaatttggagACTAACAG GATGATAGAGAAGCATAAGGACAAAGCTTTTGAACAATTAACTGCACAGATGAATGAGAAATTTAAGATTGAAGATGATCATCTTGCtagaggagctgcagaggtaGAAGTTGAGTACCAAATgcaaaacaaagagaaagaaatgaaaaaaaaggctGCTCTTGAATCTATTGAAGCAAACAGAGTTGCTGTG ATGAAGTTGAAAGAGGAAATGAAGAGAGATAAAAAAGAAGAGGATGAGAAGGATCGTAACCAGTGGATGACAGAAAACGATGTCTacttggaaatggaaaaagccAAGAAACAAAGACAGCGTGATGCAAACATGGAAGTACAGAAATTTCAGCTCCAGCAAATG GCTGAAAAGCAGGcaagaaaagagcaggaaaagcaagCAGAATTGGACTACAATGCTCAGAGAGAGGCTGCTTTTCATCAGGATCAAGCATTTTGGAGATAA
- the CFAP210 gene encoding cilia- and flagella- associated protein 210 isoform X2, protein MAAAAAGRRRRRGAPHHWKEKDVLGEYFLPNETDLHQVIILPKAEWERIQGSTREAAHINEKKEQDEVHLESKAAGEDPRSAALNLIQQKLQAKKLREEKEEEERKLIDLEEAKFQAAKRKEAIDRAKAYLSNQDDRMRQFHSALLLTKVLKERDAQVEFLKSRLADNKKRDYEEEQRQFKEYILSEQEKAHQHYMNRQALCKDQLQQIKEHEHQADLAKQEKKREEEELQRSIQLYQLEIQRQKEKEHKEKLERRKLYHEYVNDQKIIKAIEEQNRMEEDDRIKAHFKAKEIIAQMRKKKEAEMRRQVQEQRDKISTRLAEQMGEALKKEDHRLARDAARREAEEEKKRKEREAKQKAAIESIAEHRATVMKLKEEKERQEKEEAEKERDVLMEKDRIHLEMENNKKHGRHEANREVQKIQLQQMAEKQARKEQEKQAELDYSAQREAIALSKEQEFQKYAKEIIETESKKTHHLYPLLKAWEEGRRLGCGPFF, encoded by the exons atggcggcggcagcggcggggcggcggcggcggcgcggcgccc CACAtcactggaaagaaaaggatgTTCTAGGTGAGTATTTCCTTCCAAATGAAACAGATCTTCATCAGGTGATTATATTGCCAAAAGCAGAATGGGAAAGGATTCAGGGCAGCACTAGAGAAGCAGCACACATCAATGAGAAGAAAGAACAGGATGAAGTGCACTTGGAGTCCAAAGCTGCTGGTGAAGACCCGCGCAGTGCGGCCCTG AACCTGATACAACAGAAACTTCAAGCCAAAAAACTAcgtgaagaaaaggaagaggaagaaagaaagttAATTGATTTGGAAGAAGCAAAGTTCCAAGCAGCAAAACGGAAAGAGGCTATTGATCGTGCAAAAGCCTACCTATCTAATCAGGATGACAGAATGAGACAGTTCCAT AGTGCACTTCTACTTACTAAGGTCCTAAAAGAAAGAGATGCTCAAGTTGAATTTCTTAAGTCAAGATTAGCTGATAACAAAAAGAGGGACTATGAAGAAGAGCAACGTCAATTTAAAGAATACATTCTCAGTGAGCAAGAAAAAGCACATCAGCATTATATGAATCGACAGGCACTATGCAAAGATCAGTTACAACA AATAAAGGAGCATGAGCATCAGGCAGATCTGgccaaacaggaaaaaaaaagagaagaggaagaactACAGAGATCAATTCAACTGTACCAACTAGAAATtcagagacaaaaagaaaaggaacacaAGGAAAAACTTGAACGCCGGAAGCTGTATCAT GAGTATGTAAATGACCAGAAAATAATCAAAGCAATAGAGGAACAAAACCGAATGGAAGAAGATGATCGGATCAAAGCTCATTTTAAAGCAAAGGAAATTATTGCCCagatgaggaaaaagaaagaagctgaaatGCGTAG ACAAGTACAGGAACAACGGGACAAAATCAGTACTCGATTAGCGGAACAAATGGGTGAGGCACTAAAGAAGGAAGATCATCGACTGGCTAGAGATGCGGCAAGAAGagaagctgaagaagaaaaaaaacgcaaagagagagaagcaaaacaaaaggcTGCCATTGAATCTATTGCTGAACACAGAGCCACTGTG ATGAAgttgaaagaggaaaaggagagacaGGAGAAAGAAGAGGCTGAAAAAGAACGGGATGTGTTAATGGAAAAAGACCGCATCCAcctggaaatggaaaataacaaaaaacatgGACGGCATGAGGCAAACAGAGAAGTACAGAAAATTCAGCTCCAGCAAATG GCTGAAAAGCAGGcaagaaaagagcaggaaaagcaagCAGAATTGGACTACAGTGCTCAGAGAGAGGCTATTGCACTTTCTAAAGAGCAAGAATTTCAGAAATATGCAAAGGAAATAATTGAAACAGAATCCAAGAAGACACATCATCTTTATCCTCTTCTCAAAGCatgggaagaaggaagaagactTGGATGTGGGCCATTTTTCtga
- the PPIG gene encoding peptidyl-prolyl cis-trans isomerase G has protein sequence MGVKVQRPRCFFDIAINNVPAGRVVFELFSDVCPKTCENFRCLCTGEKGTGKSTQKPLHYKSCLFHRVVKDFMIQGGDFSEGNGRGGESIYGGFFEDESFAVKHNKEFLLSMANRGKDTNGSQFFITTKPTPHLDGHHVVFGQVISGQEVVREIENQKTDASSKPYAEVRILSCGELIPKSKAKKEEKKRHKSSSSSSDSESSSDSESSSDSSSDSESASEEKSKKRKKKHKRNSKKHKKEKKKRKKSKKSSSSESEDENTEAQPLSTVRPEEIPPIPENRFLMRKSPPKVDEKEKERKSREKERESNLSNSQSTYQRRLLVTRSGRKIKGRGPRRYRTPSRSRSRDRFRRSETPPHWRQEMQRAQRMRVSSGERWIKGDKSEINETKKDNQKSPGRGRERRISDHRQVSESPSRRGEKEKKKDHKSSSKDRETRRNSEKDDKHNKSKAKKRAKSRSHSKSREKSKSKERDSRHSRHDEKRLRSRSKERDHEKGREKEKHYDSRGREKERSRSKERSKRAGSRSNDQEHRKSKDREKRKSRSKEREHARGKHSSSSRTRDRSKSRDRGRRGRSRSRDRDRSRSKDYSRNRDRETRRRGRSRSRERRGTPDKYRGRENRRRRESRSSERDESQSRNRERYSNREIRSSYKRNDSESQRKRHSKSRESSSPESSRDKKSSRDQDRSPDSKKRPSSKERESKKSYSRSSKEKEKTRSSAEKEINQKSKSQERDHAPSKDKKSDHETSPGTDDDRHG, from the exons ATGGGAGTAAAAGTCCAGAGACCTCGTTGCTTTTTTGACATAGCCATCAACAATGTACCCG ctggaAGAGTGGTCTTTGAATTGTTTTCAGATGTGTGTCCAAAGACATGTGAGAATTTTCGCTGCCTTTGCACAG GTGAAAAGGGTACAGGAAAGTCCACCCAAAAGCCATTGCATTACAAGAGTTGTCTGTTTCACCGGGTTGTGAAAGATTTTATGATCCAAGGAGGTGACTTCAGTGAAG gAAATGGCAGAGGAGGAGAATCCATTTATGGTGGCTTTTTTGAAG ATGAAAGTTTTGCTGTAAAGCACAACAAAGAATTTCTCCTTTCAATGGCCAACCGAGGGAAAGATACAAATGGTTCACAGTTCTTTAT AACAACTAAACCAACACCTCATTTAGATGG GCATCATGTTGTTTTTGGACAAGTCATCTCAGGTCAAGAAGTTGTGAGAGAAatagaaaaccaaaaaacagaTGCATCCAGTAAACCATATGCTGAAGTACGCATACTGAGTTGTGGAGAGTTAATTCCAAAATCCAAAG ccaagaaagaagaaaagaagagacACAAGTCATCTTCCTCATCCAGTGACTCGGAAAGTTCAAGCGATTCAGAATCATCTTCTGATTCATCATCAGATTCTGAGAGTGCTTCAGAAGAGAAGTCTAAAAAAcgaaaaaagaaacacaaaagaaattccaaaaaacataagaaagaaaagaaaaagagaaagaaaagcaagaaaag ctcatccagtgaAAGTGAAGATGAAAATACTGAAGCACAGCCATTATCTACTGTCCGTcctgaagaaattcctcctatACCTGAAAACCGGTTCCTGATGAGGAAAAGTCCTCCTAAAGtagatgagaaagaaaaagagcgaaaaagcagagagaaggaaagagagag tAATCTATCAAATTCACAGTCAACATACCAGAGAAGACTATTAGTCACCAGATCTGGAAGGAAAATCAAAGGAAGAGGACCAAGG CGTTACCGGACGCCTTCCAGATCCAGGTCAAGAGATCGCTTCCGGCGCAGTGAAACTCCTCCACATTGGAGGCAAGAAATGCAAAGAGCTCAAAGAATGAGAGTGTCTAGTGGAGAAAGATGGATAAAGGGAGACAA GAGTGAAATAAATGAAACCAAGAAAGATAATCAGAAGAGcccaggaagaggaagagaaagacgAATATCAGACCACAGGCAAGTTTCTGAAAGTCCAAGCCgaagaggggaaaaggagaagaaaaaagatcaCAAATCCAGCAGTAAAGACAGGGAGACaagaagaaattcagaaaaagatGACAAGCATaacaaaagcaaagccaagAAGAGAGCTAAATCTAGAAGCCATAGtaaaagcagagagaaatcaAAAAGTAAAGAAAGAGACTCCAGGCACAGCAGACATGATGAAAAGAGGCTAAGATCAAGAAGCAAAGAGAGAGACCATGAGAAAggtagagaaaaagaaaagcactatGATTctagagggagagagaaagaaagaagtagGAGCAAGGAGAGAAGTAAAAGAGCAGGCTCTAGAAGTAATGATCAAGAGCATAGGAAGAGCAAAGACAGGGAGAAACGCAAGTCAAGAAGCAAAGAGCGTGAGCATGCCAGAGGaaaacacagctccagcagcagaaccAGGGATCGAAGCAAAAGCAGAGATAGGGGTAGGAGAGGAAGATCAAgaagcagggacagggatcGCAGTAGAAGTAAGGACTATTCGAGGAATAGAGATAGAGAAACAAGAAGGAGAGGAAGATCAAGAAGTAGAGAAAGGAGAGGTACACCAGATAAAtacagaggaagagaaaataggAGGAGGAGAGAATCAAGGAGTTCAGAGAGGGATGAAAGTCAAAGCAGAAACAGAGAGAGGTATTCAAATAGGGAAATTAGAAGCTCATATAAGAGGAATGATAGTGAAAGCCAAAGGAAGAGGCATTCGAAAAGCCGTGAAAGTAGTAGTCCTGAATCTAGCAGAGATAAAAAGTCTAGTAGAGATCAGGATAGAAGTCCAGACTCAAAAAAGAGACCAAGTAGCAAAGAGAGAGAATCAAAAAAATCATACTCACGCAGCagtaaagaaaaggaaaagaccAGATCctcagcagaaaaagaaataaaccaaaaatcaaAGAGTCAGGAGAGAGATCATGCCCCTAGTAAGGATAAAAAGTCTGATCATGAAACAAGTCCTGGAACAGATGATGACAGGCATGGATGA